In a single window of the Agrobacterium fabrum str. C58 genome:
- a CDS encoding alpha/beta hydrolase fold domain-containing protein, with product MNAHWENMGSETSASKLSVRRYEGSCLCSHPPVVLYLRGGSFLEPGLEPGGNCPELPVARALAESGAVVVEADYSKPSGNEFPMVIDCAYEALDHLSRDRKHYGGAKSLLFVAGEEAGGNVAAGLALKARDRMPGKLAGQILLSPMIDPMMTTESFRDADRIGMRQRWADGWSHYLAKACGFFHPYAAPCQCTRLNRVAPALIFTAEDDPLRDETVNYGDRLVASGVSVRSHVFPAGVGWTGLYQGEGGGWVSSVCSEFKTFVDQLKH from the coding sequence ATGAACGCGCATTGGGAAAATATGGGCAGCGAGACGTCCGCGTCAAAGCTCTCCGTGCGCCGTTATGAAGGGTCCTGCCTGTGCAGCCATCCGCCCGTCGTGCTTTATCTGCGCGGCGGATCATTTCTGGAACCCGGCCTTGAGCCGGGCGGCAATTGCCCCGAGCTTCCGGTGGCCCGCGCGCTGGCGGAAAGTGGCGCGGTGGTCGTGGAAGCCGATTACAGCAAGCCGTCCGGCAACGAGTTTCCGATGGTCATCGATTGTGCCTATGAGGCGCTCGACCATCTGAGCCGGGATCGCAAGCATTATGGCGGCGCGAAATCGCTGCTGTTCGTGGCCGGCGAAGAGGCAGGCGGCAATGTGGCGGCGGGACTTGCGCTTAAAGCCCGTGACCGCATGCCGGGCAAACTCGCAGGCCAGATTCTTCTGTCGCCCATGATCGATCCGATGATGACGACGGAATCCTTCCGCGACGCGGACAGGATCGGGATGCGCCAGCGTTGGGCCGATGGCTGGAGCCATTACCTTGCCAAGGCGTGCGGGTTTTTCCACCCCTATGCCGCGCCCTGCCAGTGTACGCGGCTGAACCGGGTGGCACCGGCGCTGATCTTTACCGCCGAGGATGATCCTCTGCGCGACGAAACGGTAAATTATGGAGACCGCCTCGTCGCCTCGGGTGTCAGCGTCAGGAGCCATGTTTTCCCCGCCGGCGTCGGCTGGACGGGGCTTTATCAAGGAGAGGGCGGCGGATGGGTTTCCTCCGTCTGTTCGGAGTTCAAGACCTTCGTTGACCAATTGAAACACTGA
- a CDS encoding LysR family transcriptional regulator — translation MDQLSAMRVFTRVVETGNFSRAATALNMPKTTVTNMVQALEAHLQTTLLNRTTRRVMLTTDGALYYERASQILSEIEELDGSMSSAQVQPSGRLRVEMAGVFADLVVIPHLCEFYQRYPQIRLDLGVGDRLVDYIAENVDCALRVGVLRDQSLIARKVGELRFETFASPSYIENFGMPREPEDLEKEHYSVGYLNATTGQIMPASFDNGVRSVELTPNYVVSVNDSRTYLNAALAGMGIVQLPVFMVRDALSRGELVPVLSEWRREAMPIYVVYPQTRHVTNKVRVFVDWLAKLVHGLV, via the coding sequence ATGGATCAGCTCTCCGCCATGCGGGTTTTTACGCGGGTCGTGGAAACCGGCAATTTCAGCCGCGCCGCCACCGCGCTGAACATGCCCAAAACCACGGTTACCAATATGGTGCAGGCGCTCGAGGCGCATTTGCAGACCACGCTTCTCAACCGCACCACGCGGCGGGTGATGCTGACGACGGACGGTGCTCTCTATTATGAGCGGGCATCACAGATTTTATCGGAAATCGAAGAGTTGGACGGCAGTATGTCCAGCGCGCAAGTGCAGCCATCCGGCCGGTTGCGGGTGGAAATGGCCGGTGTCTTCGCGGACCTGGTGGTTATCCCACATCTTTGCGAATTTTACCAGCGCTATCCGCAAATCCGTCTCGATCTCGGCGTCGGCGACCGTCTGGTCGACTATATCGCGGAGAATGTCGACTGTGCGCTGCGCGTGGGCGTGCTGCGCGATCAGTCGCTGATTGCCCGTAAAGTCGGCGAGCTGCGGTTCGAGACATTCGCCTCGCCATCCTACATCGAAAATTTCGGCATGCCGCGCGAGCCGGAGGATCTGGAGAAGGAACACTATTCGGTGGGTTACCTCAATGCCACCACCGGCCAGATCATGCCGGCCTCCTTCGACAATGGCGTGCGCAGCGTCGAGCTGACCCCGAATTACGTCGTCTCGGTGAATGACAGCCGCACCTATCTCAATGCGGCGCTGGCCGGCATGGGCATCGTGCAGCTTCCCGTCTTCATGGTAAGGGATGCGCTTTCGCGCGGTGAACTGGTGCCGGTGCTTTCGGAGTGGCGGCGCGAAGCCATGCCGATCTATGTGGTTTATCCGCAGACCCGGCATGTGACCAACAAGGTGCGCGTTTTTGTCGACTGGCTGGCGAAGCTGGTTCACGGTCTGGTGTGA